CGCGACGGATCAATGATGCCACCAGTGTGAAGCTGACCAGCCAGTTTTACAATGCGCGCACGCCCACATCTGCATTTGGTCAGCTATCGGATGATGATGCGGTCATCTTGACGGTAAATATATTCTTTTAGAACTATATGCGGTTTAGGGTTATTTTTTCATCATTTTGGTGATGGCCGAGCTAAAACGCGTCTGATCAGCCTGCATAACTGTTTTGAATGCGGCTATTCTATCTTCAATGCTGGAAGCGCTATTATCGATAAGCGTTCTTAGTTGCTCATCCTTGATGGTCTTGGCGCGTTGTTCGGCTTTCAACCGCATTAACTTTTTTTCATTATCAGTCATACTATTTAATCTATTCCGGTTTTGGAGGTGCTGCTAGCCATATGCCATGTAATTTACATTTGATCCAATCCAGATTGTTTCTAAGTCACGTTCTAAAATGGCGTGATGATGAACGCTAAATAGTGTATTTGAGTCCATCAAATCCAATCAAACAGTGGCCGTCGAATGTATTTTTGACGTCAGCAAGCCAGTCATCGTCACTGCTAATTTCTCTTTCAGGGGGAATGAGATGGTTTAGCATAAGGCACTTAACATCAGCTTCTTTAGCGATACTGCCAGCTTGCGAGGCAAGTGTATGGGACGCCACCAAATGTTTGCGAAGTTGTTCATTGCCTGTTTTGGTTTGGCCGACAACATAGTCAATGCCTGATGAAAGCATGGCTTCATGCACCAGAACATCACTCTTTTTCGCAAAATCAATCATCGCATCTAGATAGGTTGTGTCACCTGAAAAAGTGATGGCTTTATCACCAGCATCAAACCTGAGGGCATAGGTCTCAACGATAGGCGGGTGGTTGTTCTTGATTGCGCTCACGC
This window of the Candidatus Puniceispirillum marinum IMCC1322 genome carries:
- a CDS encoding MBL fold metallo-hydrolase; the encoded protein is MMPTSSHLAIADKSIVIDCGLGVTSGLVNAGYKLTDITHIFITHYHSDHCLELGALLHTAWTAGLSKPVQVYGPPGLDKLWNGFRHMMTFDIELRIVDEGRLPLDDMVAFHTYSDVNAPGEAFSIMYDDDLRVSAIKNNHPPIVETYALRFDAGDKAITFSGDTTYLDAMIDFAKKSDVLVHEAMLSSGIDYVVGQTKTGNEQLRKHLVASHTLASQAGSIAKEADVKCLMLNHLIPPEREISSDDDWLADVKNTFDGHCLIGFDGLKYTI